A genomic segment from Candidatus Methanoperedens sp. encodes:
- a CDS encoding NMD3-related protein encodes MSNLFCPKCGNEADIFHDNVCGKCFIGNKKLIECPEVVSVRICPTCGSVYKKGKWALKEDEKQTIIDSVKDNLNVNKEASNLELTISPKQLDYSRYRVNIKGRAKIREVQIEDAQDAEVRVNWETCDTCSRISGGYFEGIVQIRADNRIPTKEELKKCQAIAEDVASRAQEKGDRLAFIAKTEKLEEGIDLYVGLSKLGKQICRAIIEAFGGRFAESPKLVGQKNGEDLYRITFALRLPEFVKGDIIDADDKVIEVQSCGKHLSGVDIVTGRRFIESFESLMDVRKLGRREDAVPAVLVVDERSTIQVLDPETYETVTIKRPEFLSAEQGDEVKIIKTSKGLFVLP; translated from the coding sequence ATGAGTAATTTATTCTGCCCGAAATGCGGCAATGAAGCCGATATTTTTCATGACAATGTATGCGGGAAATGCTTCATTGGCAACAAAAAATTGATCGAATGCCCCGAAGTCGTTAGCGTGCGGATATGCCCGACATGCGGTTCTGTTTACAAGAAGGGCAAATGGGCGTTAAAAGAAGATGAGAAGCAGACGATCATTGATTCTGTAAAGGATAATCTCAATGTAAATAAAGAGGCTTCGAACCTTGAGCTCACAATATCCCCCAAACAGCTTGACTATTCCAGATACCGCGTGAACATAAAAGGAAGAGCGAAAATCCGGGAAGTGCAGATAGAAGATGCACAGGATGCAGAAGTCCGGGTAAACTGGGAAACCTGCGATACATGTAGCAGGATATCGGGGGGTTATTTTGAAGGGATCGTCCAGATAAGGGCGGACAATAGGATACCCACGAAAGAGGAACTTAAAAAATGCCAAGCAATCGCAGAAGATGTCGCATCGCGCGCGCAGGAAAAGGGAGACAGGCTTGCATTTATCGCGAAGACGGAAAAACTTGAAGAGGGCATCGATCTTTATGTGGGGCTCTCAAAGCTCGGAAAACAGATATGCAGAGCCATAATCGAAGCATTCGGCGGCAGGTTCGCTGAATCGCCGAAACTTGTAGGCCAGAAAAACGGAGAGGATCTTTACCGCATCACATTTGCGCTCCGCCTTCCTGAGTTCGTGAAGGGGGACATAATAGACGCGGACGATAAGGTGATCGAGGTACAGAGCTGCGGAAAGCATTTGAGCGGTGTCGATATCGTTACAGGCAGAAGGTTCATTGAGAGCTTCGAAAGCCTGATGGATGTGCGAAAATTAGGCAGGAGAGAGGATGCGGTCCCTGCAGTGCTCGTGGTAGATGAGAGATCAACGATCCAGGTGCTGGACCCTGAGACGTATGAGACCGTTACGATTAAACGACCGGAGTTCCTGAGCGCGGAGCAGGGAGATGAGGTTAAAATTATAAAGACCTCGAAGGGACTTTTTGTATTGCCCTGA
- a CDS encoding NAD-dependent epimerase/dehydratase family protein has protein sequence MKRNIAVTGGAGFIGSNLVDKLLSEGNKVTVIDNLSSGKLEFLNAHTSNGNFSFIKADLTEPEKLRKAIDGADMIFHLAANPDVRLGAENTRVHLEQNIIATYNVLESMRMNGQKNIAFTSTSTVYGEAGIIPTPESYGPLIPISLYGASKLACEALVTSFCGTFGLRAWIFRFANIVGPRGTHGIIVDFIKKLRDDPHNLEILGDGQQRKSYLHVSDCVDAMLFAVKESHDMVNIFNVGSADAINATGIGEIIVEEMGLKNVKFHYTGGKRGWKGDVPSMVLSIDKIQELGWEPVHNSRNSIVEAVRSSLKDE, from the coding sequence ATGAAACGAAATATAGCGGTAACAGGAGGGGCAGGCTTCATAGGAAGTAATCTGGTGGACAAACTGCTTTCAGAGGGTAACAAGGTAACTGTTATAGATAACCTGAGTTCAGGGAAACTGGAATTCCTTAATGCTCATACCTCGAATGGGAATTTCAGCTTCATCAAAGCCGACCTGACGGAGCCAGAAAAGCTCAGAAAAGCAATCGATGGCGCGGATATGATATTTCATCTGGCGGCAAATCCCGATGTCAGATTGGGCGCAGAAAATACCAGGGTGCATCTTGAGCAGAACATAATTGCAACATATAACGTCCTTGAATCCATGCGAATGAACGGGCAAAAAAATATCGCGTTCACCTCAACATCCACGGTGTATGGAGAAGCCGGCATTATACCCACGCCTGAATCTTATGGGCCGCTTATCCCGATATCATTATACGGCGCATCAAAACTTGCCTGTGAAGCTCTCGTAACTTCTTTTTGTGGTACATTTGGATTGAGGGCATGGATTTTCCGTTTTGCCAACATCGTAGGCCCCCGGGGTACTCACGGGATAATCGTGGATTTTATAAAGAAACTCAGGGATGATCCTCACAACCTTGAAATCCTGGGGGACGGTCAGCAGCGAAAATCATATCTCCATGTCTCAGACTGTGTCGATGCGATGCTATTCGCGGTGAAGGAATCTCACGATATGGTAAATATTTTTAATGTTGGCTCGGCAGATGCCATTAACGCTACCGGGATAGGGGAAATAATCGTTGAAGAAATGGGTTTAAAAAATGTCAAATTCCACTACACAGGGGGGAAGCGAGGATGGAAAGGCGATGTTCCAAGCATGGTGCTTTCTATAGATAAGATTCAGGAGCTTGGCTGGGAACCGGTCCACAATTCCAGGAACAGTATCGTTGAGGCGGTTCGGAGTTCATTAAAGGATGAGTAA
- a CDS encoding DUF531 domain-containing protein: MLTLGIVNTYDKIKVHEAHYRSIARAAPVAYAFGFNLALFDYPFRMTAEELVSFVKDKTTIGSSGKYLEELFRSGRFFVFDLPEKGFQPQFGSPVVTTSHPAPGKKTDVHTIAENVNKRKSFLFLIGLGHKGLPRELFEMAEFHLDITSRGVSLETCTAIGAVPAIISGCAERIKSQK; the protein is encoded by the coding sequence ATGCTGACACTGGGGATCGTGAATACATACGATAAAATCAAGGTTCATGAGGCTCATTACCGCAGTATTGCCAGAGCTGCTCCGGTCGCATACGCCTTCGGGTTCAATCTTGCCCTTTTTGATTATCCATTTAGGATGACGGCAGAGGAACTGGTAAGTTTCGTTAAAGATAAAACTACAATAGGCAGTTCCGGGAAATATCTTGAAGAGTTGTTCAGGTCGGGCAGGTTCTTCGTTTTTGATCTTCCGGAAAAAGGGTTCCAGCCTCAGTTCGGCTCCCCTGTGGTTACAACATCCCATCCCGCCCCGGGCAAGAAGACAGATGTACACACTATTGCAGAGAACGTTAACAAAAGAAAATCCTTCCTTTTCCTGATAGGGCTCGGTCATAAGGGACTTCCGCGGGAATTATTTGAGATGGCAGAGTTCCATCTCGATATTACGTCCAGGGGCGTTTCACTTGAAACTTGTACGGCGATAGGCGCAGTGCCTGCGATCATTTCAGGGTGCGCAGAACGCATAAAGAGTCAAAAATAA
- the speA gene encoding biosynthetic arginine decarboxylase, giving the protein MWKIEDAIDLYGIERWGNGYFSFNKNGNLIVRPTKKDAETVDLKNVVESLTTKKIKFPILLRFPQILEGQIKELNGAFSNSISEFKYNSSYQGVFPMKVNQRKEVIEEIVKSGKKFNMGLEVGTKAELLAALSFDLSPEALLICNGYKDDEYLTLALNAIKLKNNVIIVIDEFNETKRLLELANQLNVKPLIGIRAKLYSKGSGKWAESGGESAKFGLTTTEMLDCIKVIAQYDMIPQLQMLHFHIGSQITEIRRIQKAVKEAARVYAKIKNKHINIKYFNIGGGLGIDYDGSKTSSDASANYTIQEYANNVVYSLKDVCDEENVAHPVILSESGRAIAAYHSVLVINIKGNKNGNHGGNVEIVGNEPHIIKDLYDGLREINIKNYIEYYHDALQHREELLSLFNLGELELEDKSKGELLFWQICEKAIGFARETQNKSDDFDDLNKLLSKKYIGNFSIFQSMPDFWALKQLFPVVPVNRAHEKPTEYGTIVDITCDSDGEIDKFVDLKDVKEILELHDLNNGPYYLAVLMLGAYQDTIGDYHNLFGAANEVHIIVDDKGEWHIKTSVNGDRNCDTLGYVKYNINALLSTFESEVNQALRENKLSKSDAEDILNNYKDVMYRYTYLDI; this is encoded by the coding sequence ATGTGGAAAATCGAAGACGCAATTGATCTGTACGGTATAGAGCGCTGGGGAAACGGATACTTTTCTTTTAATAAAAACGGGAATCTTATTGTCAGGCCCACGAAAAAGGACGCAGAGACCGTCGATCTAAAAAACGTAGTGGAAAGCCTGACCACAAAAAAAATCAAATTTCCGATATTGCTCAGGTTCCCGCAAATTCTCGAGGGACAGATAAAAGAATTGAACGGGGCTTTCTCTAATTCGATCTCCGAGTTCAAGTACAATAGCTCATACCAGGGTGTATTCCCGATGAAGGTGAACCAGCGAAAAGAAGTCATCGAGGAGATCGTCAAATCGGGCAAGAAATTCAATATGGGTCTGGAAGTGGGAACAAAAGCAGAGCTTCTCGCTGCGCTATCATTTGATCTGAGCCCTGAAGCCCTTTTGATATGCAACGGTTATAAGGACGACGAATATCTTACACTCGCACTTAACGCGATCAAATTGAAAAATAACGTTATCATTGTGATCGATGAGTTCAACGAAACAAAAAGATTATTGGAACTTGCAAACCAGTTGAATGTAAAGCCGCTTATTGGCATCCGGGCAAAATTATACTCAAAAGGCAGCGGAAAATGGGCAGAATCCGGTGGGGAATCTGCAAAATTCGGGCTGACCACTACTGAAATGCTTGATTGTATAAAGGTCATAGCCCAGTATGATATGATCCCTCAACTGCAGATGCTTCATTTCCACATAGGTTCGCAGATAACCGAGATACGAAGGATACAGAAGGCTGTAAAGGAAGCTGCAAGAGTGTATGCCAAAATTAAGAATAAGCACATCAACATCAAATATTTCAATATCGGGGGTGGTCTGGGGATTGACTATGATGGGAGCAAGACTTCCTCAGATGCGAGTGCGAATTACACGATCCAGGAATATGCGAACAATGTGGTTTATTCTCTCAAAGACGTATGCGACGAGGAAAATGTTGCTCATCCCGTGATACTGTCAGAAAGCGGGCGTGCCATCGCTGCATATCATTCGGTACTTGTCATAAACATTAAGGGGAATAAGAACGGCAACCATGGCGGCAATGTCGAAATAGTGGGGAATGAGCCGCACATAATAAAAGACCTGTACGATGGATTAAGAGAAATAAACATCAAGAACTATATTGAGTATTATCATGACGCCCTGCAGCATCGTGAAGAGCTTCTTTCCCTGTTCAACCTTGGTGAGCTTGAACTTGAGGATAAATCCAAGGGAGAGCTTCTTTTCTGGCAGATCTGCGAGAAAGCCATAGGCTTTGCCAGGGAAACACAGAATAAATCCGATGATTTCGATGACCTGAATAAACTCCTTTCCAAAAAATATATTGGCAATTTCTCGATCTTCCAGTCAATGCCGGATTTCTGGGCCTTAAAGCAACTGTTCCCGGTCGTTCCTGTGAACAGGGCTCATGAGAAACCAACCGAATACGGGACCATTGTGGATATTACTTGCGATTCGGATGGAGAGATTGACAAGTTCGTGGATCTGAAGGATGTCAAGGAGATACTTGAACTTCATGATCTGAATAACGGGCCTTATTATCTTGCCGTCCTCATGCTTGGCGCATACCAGGATACCATCGGGGACTATCATAACCTTTTCGGCGCTGCCAATGAAGTCCACATAATAGTGGATGATAAAGGTGAGTGGCATATCAAGACAAGCGTGAACGGGGATCGGAATTGCGATACCCTGGGCTATGTCAAATATAATATCAATGCACTTTTATCCACTTTTGAATCCGAGGTGAACCAGGCATTGAGGGAGAACAAATTATCCAAATCGGATGCAGAGGATATTTTGAACAATTATAAAGATGTTATGTACAGATACACGTATCTGGACATATAA
- a CDS encoding ATP-dependent DNA ligase — protein sequence MTSFEEFAEVCSKIESISGSLEMTSIVADFLRKVDDNELEISSRFIMGRVFPVWSEEELGIGPSLLYSAISKISSLPVKRIEEFVRDTGDIGLAAAKAMESGKKNLGFFSHEKLSILDVYMRFQTIARLQGKGSQDAKIKNLQYLLAASGPVEIPYIGRLAIEELRIGVGEGIVRNAIAEAFEVPADLVERGYMIVNDFGIVAYTAKNEGKIGLEKLGVLIGRPLRVMLAQIAPGMKEAVEEMGKLAVEWKFDGARVQIHKDGSSVVIYSRKLENVTSSLPDIVKSVRSNVFAQRVILDGEAVALGKDKRPMAFQEILKRFRRKYDISETALEIPLFLNLFDIMYLNGDSLIDKPLKERRLRLEETCDKSILADQKTTHDISVVETIYKEALAAGHEGVMLKNPDSFYSPGKRGKNWLKLKPVMETLDLVVVGGEWGEGRRTKLIGSYLLACRDPDTDKFLSIGRVATGITDEQLEELTKLFMDLVISESGIHLDFEPKIVFEVAFEEIQKSPNYDSGYALRFPRLVNVRSDKSADDADSIERVEQVYIGQRGR from the coding sequence ATGACATCCTTTGAGGAATTTGCAGAGGTCTGCAGCAAAATCGAGTCGATCTCAGGGTCGCTTGAAATGACTTCAATCGTTGCGGATTTTTTAAGGAAAGTGGATGACAATGAACTTGAGATCTCAAGCCGTTTCATCATGGGACGCGTGTTCCCTGTTTGGAGTGAAGAAGAGCTTGGTATCGGGCCGAGCCTTTTATATTCCGCCATATCTAAAATATCCTCCCTCCCTGTTAAGCGCATAGAAGAATTCGTGAGGGATACGGGAGATATCGGCCTTGCGGCAGCAAAAGCAATGGAATCTGGCAAAAAGAATCTTGGTTTTTTTTCACATGAGAAACTGTCGATTCTCGATGTATACATGCGATTTCAGACCATAGCTCGACTCCAGGGAAAAGGGTCACAGGATGCGAAAATAAAGAACCTCCAGTACCTGCTTGCCGCCTCAGGGCCTGTTGAAATACCCTACATTGGGCGTCTGGCTATAGAAGAACTTCGCATCGGGGTTGGAGAGGGTATCGTAAGGAATGCAATCGCAGAAGCCTTTGAGGTTCCTGCGGACCTTGTCGAGCGGGGATACATGATCGTAAACGATTTTGGGATCGTGGCATATACGGCGAAAAATGAAGGGAAAATTGGTCTTGAGAAGCTAGGTGTCTTGATCGGGCGCCCTCTTAGAGTTATGCTTGCTCAGATAGCACCCGGCATGAAGGAAGCGGTGGAAGAAATGGGGAAGCTGGCAGTGGAATGGAAATTCGACGGGGCGCGTGTACAGATCCACAAGGACGGCTCCAGTGTTGTCATCTATTCGCGCAAACTTGAGAATGTAACGTCTTCACTACCTGATATCGTGAAATCCGTAAGATCAAATGTTTTTGCACAAAGGGTCATTCTTGATGGTGAAGCAGTAGCTCTTGGTAAAGACAAACGCCCAATGGCTTTCCAGGAAATCCTGAAACGTTTCAGGCGAAAGTACGATATCTCAGAAACTGCACTTGAGATACCTCTCTTCTTGAACCTGTTCGATATCATGTATTTGAATGGCGACAGTCTTATCGATAAACCCCTGAAGGAGAGGCGGCTCAGGCTTGAGGAAACATGCGATAAAAGCATTCTGGCCGATCAGAAAACCACGCACGACATATCCGTTGTGGAAACTATTTATAAGGAGGCACTGGCTGCAGGCCATGAGGGAGTAATGCTAAAAAATCCGGATTCCTTTTATTCACCCGGAAAGAGAGGGAAGAACTGGCTTAAATTAAAACCTGTTATGGAAACACTTGACCTGGTGGTTGTGGGGGGGGAATGGGGAGAAGGGAGAAGAACAAAACTTATCGGTTCCTATTTACTGGCATGCCGTGACCCGGATACGGACAAGTTCCTTTCGATCGGGCGGGTGGCTACCGGCATAACGGATGAGCAACTCGAGGAGTTGACCAAATTATTCATGGACCTGGTGATTTCAGAAAGCGGGATACATCTGGATTTTGAGCCGAAGATAGTTTTTGAGGTGGCTTTTGAGGAAATACAGAAAAGCCCTAACTACGATTCCGGGTATGCGCTTCGCTTTCCCAGGCTTGTCAATGTGAGAAGCGATAAATCGGCGGATGATGCGGATTCAATAGAGAGGGTTGAACAGGTATACATTGGACAGAGAGGGCGATGA
- a CDS encoding recombinase RecA → MSDYKLGIEELDNAIGGIRNGTNIMLVGPPMIQKEIILYNIMFHGAEINENALITVTTHESPTQILEWFKENKMVLPLSRIGIIDCITKSIGVTAIETENIKFASSPVDLTGIGVRISQFFEDFLMKKKLLKIQLHINSLSGILMYSNIQTVFRFMHVLTGRVKAAGALGIFVIEVGMHDDHTIATLKQLFDGIIEIKEENDKNYIRIVGLSSKPTLWLEYEIEGGKLRINR, encoded by the coding sequence ATGAGTGATTATAAACTTGGTATTGAAGAACTGGATAATGCAATTGGAGGCATAAGAAATGGCACGAACATCATGCTGGTCGGTCCGCCAATGATCCAAAAAGAAATTATCTTGTACAATATAATGTTTCACGGTGCGGAGATAAATGAAAATGCATTAATAACGGTAACAACTCATGAATCACCTACTCAAATCCTGGAATGGTTCAAAGAGAACAAAATGGTACTTCCGCTATCAAGGATAGGGATTATTGATTGCATTACAAAATCGATTGGAGTGACTGCCATTGAAACTGAAAACATCAAATTTGCCAGCAGTCCCGTGGATTTGACCGGAATAGGAGTACGCATAAGCCAGTTTTTTGAGGATTTTCTCATGAAAAAGAAACTCCTGAAAATCCAGCTTCATATCAATTCACTTTCTGGAATATTGATGTATTCAAATATCCAGACCGTTTTCAGGTTCATGCATGTTCTTACAGGACGCGTCAAGGCAGCTGGAGCCCTTGGAATTTTTGTAATAGAAGTTGGCATGCATGACGATCATACAATAGCGACATTAAAACAACTTTTTGATGGTATCATTGAGATCAAAGAGGAAAATGACAAGAATTACATAAGAATTGTCGGACTGTCATCAAAACCCACTCTCTGGCTTGAATATGAGATCGAAGGAGGAAAACTAAGGATTAACCGATGA
- a CDS encoding response regulator, translating to MGIIVDEGIERRSDKTVKQILVVEDEITIAEDIQRRLKKMGYTVPVIVSSGEEAIKKTRENNPDLVLMDIVIHGKMDGIEAAEQIRSHLDTPIVYLTAYADEKTLERAKLTEPFGYLIKPFRERELQITIEIALYKHYMEQKLKESERRLKESNQWLVAVIQSIGDSVIATDPEGTIRLMNPIAEALTGWKQEDASGKPLTTVFNIISEESDKQVENPVTKAIREDIFYGLADHTVLITKEGMKIPVDIIGSTINDDKDNIIGIVLIFYDIIERNRVYETRKSD from the coding sequence ATGGGAATTATTGTCGATGAAGGCATAGAAAGAAGATCGGATAAGACCGTAAAACAGATACTTGTTGTTGAAGATGAAATTACTATTGCCGAAGATATACAACGAAGATTGAAGAAGATGGGATATACTGTTCCAGTAATAGTATCTTCAGGAGAAGAGGCTATTAAAAAGACGAGAGAAAATAATCCTGATCTGGTGCTGATGGATATTGTAATACATGGTAAGATGGATGGGATTGAAGCTGCTGAGCAAATACGCTCCCATTTAGACACCCCGATCGTGTACCTCACAGCTTACGCTGATGAAAAAACACTGGAACGAGCAAAATTAACAGAACCTTTCGGGTATTTGATTAAACCATTCAGAGAAAGAGAATTACAGATTACTATTGAGATTGCCCTCTACAAACATTATATGGAACAGAAATTAAAAGAAAGTGAACGGAGATTGAAAGAGAGCAATCAATGGCTTGTTGCAGTAATTCAAAGTATAGGTGATTCAGTGATTGCAACTGACCCGGAAGGAACCATAAGACTTATGAATCCAATTGCAGAGGCACTGACGGGCTGGAAGCAGGAAGATGCTTCAGGTAAACCTCTGACAACCGTATTCAATATTATTAGCGAAGAATCTGACAAACAGGTAGAAAACCCTGTAACGAAGGCCATTCGAGAAGATATTTTTTACGGTCTAGCAGATCATACGGTATTGATAACAAAGGAAGGTATGAAAATACCCGTAGATATTATCGGTTCAACTATCAATGATGACAAAGATAACATCATTGGTATTGTACTGATTTTCTATGACATCATTGAACGCAACAGAGTTTATGAAACGCGAAAATCGGATTAA
- a CDS encoding PAS domain S-box protein — MRDITERKRAEEKLKESNNYIDTIIKTSVDGIFVVDTEGKFEYGNVAFSKILGWPMDELIGEPFMKVIPEDKHEFMRMRWEEIQQGISKPYEAAIVTKNGSRRDIFVSNNKVKIKGEVKYVVVIKDATEQKQAQEQIIQSLKEKEILLREIHHRVKNNLMIVSSLLAHQSQYIRDKNVIDMFIESQNRILSIALVHEKLYQSKNLAKIDFNEYISDMIADVIQTFEVNGSKITLNMNIENIPLDIDFATPCGLIINELVTNSLKYAFPAGTGGEIKIAFRSIGETMLELVVSDDGIGIPKDLDFRKTESLGLHLVTTLAENQLHGEINLNRIKGTEFKIKFRGIK, encoded by the coding sequence ATGAGAGATATTACAGAGCGCAAGCGGGCTGAAGAAAAACTAAAAGAATCAAACAATTATATTGATACTATCATTAAAACATCAGTTGACGGGATATTTGTGGTTGATACAGAAGGAAAGTTCGAGTATGGTAATGTTGCATTTTCAAAAATACTCGGATGGCCTATGGATGAGCTTATTGGTGAACCGTTTATGAAAGTCATTCCGGAGGATAAGCATGAGTTCATGCGAATGCGTTGGGAAGAAATCCAACAAGGTATAAGTAAGCCTTATGAAGCAGCAATTGTAACAAAAAACGGATCACGAAGAGATATCTTTGTAAGTAATAATAAAGTGAAAATAAAAGGCGAAGTGAAATATGTTGTTGTTATTAAAGATGCCACAGAGCAAAAGCAGGCTCAGGAGCAGATCATTCAGTCCCTCAAAGAAAAAGAAATACTTTTGAGGGAGATTCACCATCGTGTCAAAAACAATCTGATGATTGTTTCCAGTCTACTAGCACATCAATCCCAATACATCAGAGATAAAAACGTGATTGATATGTTTATAGAAAGCCAGAACAGAATATTATCGATAGCTCTTGTCCATGAAAAACTTTATCAGTCCAAAAACTTAGCAAAAATCGACTTCAATGAGTACATTAGTGATATGATAGCTGACGTTATTCAAACATTTGAAGTTAATGGAAGCAAAATAACACTAAACATGAATATCGAAAACATTCCATTGGATATTGATTTTGCGACTCCATGCGGATTGATAATTAATGAACTGGTTACTAATTCTCTAAAATATGCATTTCCAGCAGGCACCGGCGGTGAAATTAAGATAGCATTTCGCTCGATTGGTGAAACTATGCTTGAACTCGTGGTCAGCGATGATGGTATTGGTATACCGAAAGATTTGGATTTCAGAAAAACCGAGTCATTGGGTTTACATCTTGTCACAACGCTAGCAGAAAATCAACTTCACGGTGAAATCAATCTTAATCGAATTAAAGGAACAGAGTTTAAAATAAAATTTAGAGGGATAAAATGA